The sequence below is a genomic window from Gossypium hirsutum isolate 1008001.06 chromosome A11, Gossypium_hirsutum_v2.1, whole genome shotgun sequence.
AGAAATTGGTTTTTCACTGGACGCATACAATGGCTGAGGCATCGATGTCCTCACCTATTTATAACAGGGGGTATTGGAAACAAATCTCCCCTTGAAAGTCTCATTTTAAGTTCATTGAATCCTTGGCAGTGTTTGAAACTTGAATATTGATGTGGAACGTGATTAATATTGCTGCAGGAAACTGAAAGGATATTGAGTTTCTTCACCAATTATACAAGGAGGGAGTAGTAACCATTGGGATTCTTTCGAGGGATGAATCAACAGTCTGTTTTTGAAACTAACACCTGCATTAATTTACAACACTTGATATCAGTGTCCAAGTATCGAAGGGTCTGGAAACTGGAAGTCCTTATTGAGAAATTTAGGATGATCTGTTTTTGAAACTAACACCTGCATTAATTTACAACACTTGATATCAATATCCAAGTGTCTGGAAACTGGAAAGCTCTTATTGAGAAATTTAGGATGATTGGTGAAACATTATGATTTGCATGTCATTAATGCAGGTTTTCTCAACAAAGTTCCTACTGAAAAACGAGGATAAGcttttgaatattgaatattgagTATTGGAAAGTATGTTGAAGCTAAAACTCCAGTACCTTTTAATTGGTGTTGTATGTAAGAATGAGGCTCTAGAGAGAACTTATTGTAATTGAGTATTTATAGCGTACTTTTTAAACTACTTCTTAGCTTCTTAGATCTAAAAATCAGCTCTTGTTTAGTTAACAatttttatgagtaaaaatcataaaatatggatttaactatatatatagaTACAGATATATGTACGGGATTGTTTAAAACACGTGTAATAGTTTGAAATTCCTTTTTAGTATTActaatatgtttattttgtttagatagataaagttaataaaataaatgaatatttacgatatttgtttgattaaattgtggaaagtaaagaaaatatttgattataatatttttttaattatttcgttttttataaaataatgtatataaaatttaataggataaaaatgtaattttgcattttaaagaaaactttatttttaaggATGACAATAAAGCACGATAGGGTAGATATTGTCAAATCCATTATTGCTCCACAATTGGCATACTCTACCACATcattcattatggatgtgttatATTGGAAAAAACACTACCTCCTAATCCACCTCCATGAATAGTAAATGCATCCATCTTTACTCCACaccattatgttttaatttaatttttattaattatttttaatattttaaaattttaaaagtaagtaaatatttaaatataattaatcatgaattttcaataacacattttttacgtttttatctttttaatggAACAAACCTTTTCCACAACCATTCTATATTCTTTGTCGAAAAGAAAATCCACCCAACTCCGACTAAAtcttatgttaaaaaaaaaattccacttCAAACGGTTCAAAACCCAAAACCCATGAAGCGGTTAAGATATTTCCATCTTACTTTCCTTTCGCTTGCTTTACATTAGAATtgaggtaaataaaaataatgtaattCAATAGAATTTCAATTGCTTTTACATTCCTTCAAATAAAAAGATATCCAGTATATTACTTTTCTTTAGTCTGAGTAATTAATACTTCACATTTATAGATTCATTAAATCCAGAtgttaatcataaattttaaagttacTTTATAGCCCGAGTAATGATCTAACCCTCAACCACTGGTTAAAATAGGACACTTAACtcccataattattttatattgacATAATATATAGAATTACCATATTTATATTTCAATGTGCCGAggaaaccataaaaatattttagcAACATAGCTCATCAACAAAGTGAAACTATTAGAATTACTGGATGTAAACAATGTATTGAATCCTCAATTGATTTTTGACAGTTGGATTAAGTAATAAAGCAGGTTCTAAATTCTATTTGTTTATGCAATTATATTTAACTTTAATAAAAGTTGTGATTAAAAACCGAAAAACGATGACAAACTTTTTTTCAATAAGCACGTTCAACATGACATAGAAGCAAACCATGCACCCTTAATACCATGAGCTACTCaaaaaacacaacaaaaaaaGACTTTGAACCTACAGAATTCTAACTTAAAATCCAAGCAATTTTTTCCCAAGCTTGTATGCAGCATAAGCATCAGTTGTTAGACTTTCAATCTCGTTCATTTCCAGCCATGGGAATCCCGTATAATAAAATTGGGCCATTCTTGAAGACCTTGACCTTAATGGAAACTCCAGCACCACAGTTGCTAATCTTCCCAAACCTAATCCACGAAAATGGGGTTGGTGAAGCACATCCGCAGCCAACTCACCCACATCCACTGCGTTTCTTATTTCCAGTGGCAAATTATTTCTAATAGAACGGTTGACATCCTCTTTTATATGAACACCTACAAATGATATGTTCTTGTTATTTAAGAAACGTTGAAGCCACTGAGGAAGATGGCCAAAAATAAAACCACCAAACCTTATTAGTACACAACCAATCCGAGTGCAGATTACGAGGAGCAGAATATAATCTGATGAATAATATTGGTACCATGTTACGTCTAAACCAGCAACCATGTCTTCATGCTCAATCATATCTTCCCAAATAAGATCCAGGCACGGAGCCAGCCTAGTTGTATCTAGAATCTCTTCACTCACCAACACAGTACCATCCGGCATCACAACTCGGCTCCCACAAGTTGAGTTACTGAACCCATtcttgaaatgaaataaaaagagggTACTTAGATTTTCACTGGACTGACTAAGAGACAGACACAGGCAATGTCATCACCTATTTATATGGAGTTTCTAGAACTTGGGTATTTGAAACATTTCTTTTCTTGAAACTATCATTTTAATTGATTACACACAGTAGGTGTAAGTTAATTAAACCATTGGCAGTGTTGGAAACTTGGATTTTTGCTGTGAAAAGTGATCAATGCAATTTATGACAGAGACATAAATAGTCAAAACATATCGTTTTCAAACTCTCTCATGGAGTTGGAGTGCTCTTCATCTTCATGAGAGGTTAATTAACGCAGCAGTCCATCAACTATGAGCCATGAAATTAAATGGGCTAGTGACTAATGACACATTATCTGAGACTCAACTTCTTGGAAATCTTGAGAAAGAAAATTCAATTTGTGTCTGGAAACTGGAAAGTCTGTTGACCTGATTGGTCAACTATTAATATCCCATTCCTATTGGAAGTGGATtctcaaaattttctattttgcgGGCCATTAACGCGATTCTTGCTCAACTAAGTTCGTATTAAAAATTCTGCTATGCAcgattagtaattaaattatggataaatttttattttggtcatttaattaaaaaaattataatttagtcattgaattattcgaaagttttcgtttaagtcattgaactattcaaaagtacGTTCTTACTTAAGTCACTGGactattaagtatttttttttaagttccatCAGTGAGCTCTGAATGATGATTTGATGATCAACACGATGGATCACTATCCATCGATAAGTAGAAGAACACACCTTAAATCCAAGTCAATCTGACGGTCAAAGttgtttcttaaaaaaaattgaactgtagaaaaaaatgagaaatagaGCTTTTGATTGATATAGACAGTGTGAACAGAGAAAGCCATATAGCGTCGATTTTAACAACCTAGTAACttgaatgaaaacttttaaatagttcagtgaccaatttgtaactttttttacttaagtaaccaaaatgaaaactCACCCATAGTTTAGTAATTAACGATGTAgtttatccttttaaaatttatgtcTCAACCTAAATGGTAGTACTTAAATCTGATGAAGTTAAATTGTATgtaagttgtgaatttagtccttatcttccaatatgttcatgtttagttttGAGATTTTAATTATAACTCTAATAGTAGTTGTTAAATTCACGAACTAAAATGACATGACTTTTTCTAAATGTTTTGTGGAAAAATTAAgaagacatgatattataaatgtgataatatatttattgcatgaaattttgaaaataatataatttaacagtTATCTTTTGTGTTAAGacgaaaatttcaaatttaaaaagtataaagattaaaattgaccaaattagaGCATAAAGATTTAATTTACAACTTATTCATAATACAAGGGACTAATACAAgaatttaaccttaaaaataagtttttctgCTGTCACGGGATAACATTATGTCAAACAActataggatttttttttttacatgttattcaagtttaataaattaatttttttatatttaaaattcaaaaacaaaatagaATACTAATGcttatttagtaattattttccaTATACTAGTATATTTTAATGTTAAGTgtcttttattcaacaaataaaatatttttatttcatgtaattaatatgaaattaatattattaaacttaattaatatattaattattttgataattaaaatattacaacaatAAACAAACTGTAATTAAAGTTTGGAtggaaataataatgaaaatttttaaaaaaataatcttgTGATTTCCTAACTACAAATCAAATGAAAATATCTTAATGTTGAATATTAATACGTTTTTTATGGTAAATTTGAGTTTGAAATATTGACAGTGCAActcaacattaaataataatttatattataatggACGTGTAGTTTAACATGGATATATATTTCTTTAACaaatattgatataaaatttaatagtaaaaaataaagaCATCTATTCATTATTACAAACTAAGAACGTAGATTATCTCGACAAATGTCACTTTATAACTTCCTTTCGTTTGAGAGGAGGAGCAATTGTTACAAGTACCTTACATGTAACTTCACCACCCTTATGTCTCTGTAACACAACTTTGCCACTTTGCCAAGAGTAACACATTAGTGAGATTGAAATTTGTgaacatacatatgcataaacGTGGAACTCTTATGATTCATCTCGTCAAAGATAGGTGTTGGGTCCTTCTTTACATCACTCACATGTGGGACCTTACCTAGTTATCTCCATCCCATCGTTGGTTATCTAGAAAACTATAGTGTTCCCCAAGTGATTGATCAAGATAAAACTTACgtcatacatatttcatgaccCAAAGCTAAAAAGAGGATCACCTTCACTTATAAATACTTGTCATTATTCCTAAAAAGGATTCATATTTTTCCATTACGTCTCCACTTACAACTCTTTGTATGTCTTTTATCATGTGAGCTTTCATCTCTCTTCCTTCTcttatttatctttaataaaaataaataaatagttagataataaaataaatataattataaataaaatcaaaatataaaaataaataatcatgaatgaaataaacaaatgaatgtaataattaaaagtaaaaatgtttGAAGTTTCATTTATGACTTACATTGGGCTCTTTTTAAGCTTCATTTTCACCATTgttattttcaacttttttttttcttctcttattttgaTTGAAGTATTGGAAAATATGTCC
It includes:
- the LOC107952386 gene encoding protein RISC-INTERACTING CLEARING 3'-5' EXORIBONUCLEASE 2, with the protein product MPDGTVLVSEEILDTTRLAPCLDLIWEDMIEHEDMVAGLDVTWYQYYSSDYILLLVICTRIGCVLIRFGGFIFGHLPQWLQRFLNNKNISFVGVHIKEDVNRSIRNNLPLEIRNAVDVGELAADVLHQPHFRGLGLGRLATVVLEFPLRSRSSRMAQFYYTGFPWLEMNEIESLTTDAYAAYKLGKKLLGF